From the genome of Agromyces badenianii:
CCGAGCCTCGAATCGGGCATGATCCCGAAGATGACGGCGTGCCTCGAGGCCGTCGAGAGCGGGGTGGCGAAGGCCGCGATCATCGACGGGCGCATTCCGCACTCGATCCTGCTCGAGATCTTCACGCAGTCGGGCATCGGCACGGAGGTGGTGGCGGCATGAGTGACTGGCAGCAGCGCTTCGACGATCGCATCATGCGCTCGATCGGCAGGCCCCTCGCAAAGCTCGAGCACGGCACCGGCGCATGGGTGACGGATGCCGCGGGCACGACCTACCTCGATTTCCTCGCCGGCATCGCGGTGAACTCGCTCGGGCACGCGCACCCCGCCTTCGTGGAGGCCGTCACGGCCCAGGCCTCGAAGCTCGCGCACGTGTCGAACTACTTCACCACCGAGCCGACGCTCGAACTCGCCGAACGCATCGTGCGGCTGGCCGGCGCCGGGTCCGACGGGCGTGCCTGGTTCGGCAACTCGGGCGCCGAAGCCAATGAGGCGGCGTTCAAGCTGGCGCGGCTCAACAACTCGGGCGGCGCGCGTACGCGCATCCTCGCCCTGGTCGACGCCTTCCACGGGCGCACGATGGGTTCGCTCGCCCTGACCGGCAAGCCGCACATGCGCGCACCGTTCGAGCCGATGGCCGGGGGAGTGGAGCACATCCCGGCGACGATCGAGGCACTCGAGGCATCCATCGACGACGCCGTCGCCGCGTTGTTCGTCGAACCCATCCAGGGCGAGGCCGGTGTCGTCGAACTGCCTGCGGGGTTCCTCGAGGCGGCGCGCGCGACCACCGAGCGTCATGGCGCGCTGCTCATCGTCGACGAGATCCAGACGGGCGCCGGCCGCACCGGTGAGTGGTTCGGTTTCCAGCACGCCGGCATAATGCCCGACGCGATCACCGTCGCCAAGGGCATCGGCGGCGGCATGCCGATCGGCGGGCTCGTCACGTTCGGCCGTGCGTCCGACCTGTTCCAGAAGGGGCAGCACGGCTCGACCTTCGGCGGCAACCCGCTTGCGACCGCGGTCTCGAACGCGGTGCTCGGCGAGATCGAACGCGCCGGAC
Proteins encoded in this window:
- a CDS encoding acetylornithine transaminase — encoded protein: MSDWQQRFDDRIMRSIGRPLAKLEHGTGAWVTDAAGTTYLDFLAGIAVNSLGHAHPAFVEAVTAQASKLAHVSNYFTTEPTLELAERIVRLAGAGSDGRAWFGNSGAEANEAAFKLARLNNSGGARTRILALVDAFHGRTMGSLALTGKPHMRAPFEPMAGGVEHIPATIEALEASIDDAVAALFVEPIQGEAGVVELPAGFLEAARATTERHGALLIVDEIQTGAGRTGEWFGFQHAGIMPDAITVAKGIGGGMPIGGLVTFGRASDLFQKGQHGSTFGGNPLATAVSNAVLGEIERAGLVANAAARGPQIRERIAAIGSPLVGGTRGRGLLIGVALTEPLAGEVVAHSMREGLIVNAANDHTIRLAPPLIIGDAEIDEFAVRFARALAAAHAD